The following proteins come from a genomic window of Nitrospira sp.:
- a CDS encoding Mobile element protein — protein MGEKWASDEAIGRSKGGLTTKLPAMCDALGNPTGFRLTPGQAHDLPGADAFLPEMKAHPLIADKAYDADDRVREPLRKTGKPIVIPPKSNRQINGITMRYTKAVI, from the coding sequence GTGGGAGAAAAATGGGCCTCGGATGAAGCGATCGGGCGCTCCAAGGGCGGGCTAACCACCAAACTCCCCGCGATGTGCGACGCGCTTGGCAACCCCACGGGCTTTCGCCTCACGCCGGGGCAAGCGCATGATTTGCCTGGCGCTGACGCGTTTCTGCCGGAGATGAAGGCGCACCCGTTGATTGCGGACAAGGCGTATGACGCTGATGACCGGGTCAGAGAGCCGCTGCGCAAAACAGGGAAACCCATTGTGATTCCACCAAAATCGAACAGGCAAATAAACGGGATTACGATGAGGTATACAAAAGCCGTCATCTGA
- a CDS encoding Transposase, whose product MARRELRDDQWKRIKELLPGKASDPGRTATDNRTFVDAVLWIARTGAHWRELPEQFGTWNSVFQRYTRWAKAGVWERMFRQLAGDPDFEYVMIDSTIVRAHQHAAGAKGGRLRRKPLAGRKVG is encoded by the coding sequence ATGGCGAGACGCGAGCTACGAGACGACCAATGGAAGCGGATTAAAGAGTTGTTGCCTGGCAAAGCGAGCGATCCAGGACGGACCGCAACCGATAACCGGACATTCGTGGATGCGGTGCTGTGGATCGCGCGGACCGGTGCACACTGGCGGGAGCTGCCGGAACAGTTCGGCACCTGGAACAGTGTGTTTCAGCGGTATACCCGGTGGGCAAAGGCAGGCGTGTGGGAGCGCATGTTTCGTCAGCTAGCCGGCGATCCAGATTTTGAGTATGTGATGATCGACTCCACCATCGTCCGTGCGCACCAACACGCGGCTGGCGCAAAAGGGGGGCGGCTGAGACGGAAGCCCTTGGCCGGTCGAAAGGTGGGCTAA
- a CDS encoding Mobile element protein: MVRRYGLRDDQWAKIEPLLPGREGTVGVTAKDNRLFVEAVLYRYRAGIPWRDLPERFGDFRGHPHTPYALESTRRLEAGVRASGRRS; the protein is encoded by the coding sequence ATGGTGAGACGATATGGGTTGCGTGATGACCAGTGGGCGAAGATCGAGCCTCTGCTGCCAGGGCGTGAAGGCACGGTGGGGGTGACCGCGAAAGACAACCGGCTATTTGTCGAAGCGGTGTTGTATCGGTATCGCGCGGGGATTCCGTGGCGAGATTTGCCAGAGCGGTTCGGAGATTTCCGGGGTCATCCACACACGCCATACGCGTTGGAGTCAACGCGGCGTCTGGAAGCGGGTGTTCGAGCGTCTGGCCGACGATCCTGA
- a CDS encoding Chromosome (plasmid) partitioning protein ParB → MKKPMTATLDLTALDRTAPAPTPTSDPIAKERVVTAEVLGRPLQIPVKDIDEDPAQPRQEFDAESMEELEQSIKLHGVKTPVSIRPHPTEQKRWILNFGARRLRASKSVGKTTIPAFVDRSHTDYQQVIENLQREDLKPRELAMFIKKKMDEGEKQAQIAELLGVNRSMVTNHLALIDPPACIDEIYTSGKCLSAKTLYDLRNLHKEFPKEVERWCSTAQEITRATVSALSAKLRGPRKQIASSKDEQKSEEQMSSPTTKIPSLVVIFQDRSGTVDLHHAPEQPNHLIVHFADGKQEEVPARQCQIDQIIFQ, encoded by the coding sequence ATGAAAAAACCAATGACCGCGACGCTGGATCTCACGGCCCTTGATCGTACCGCTCCTGCTCCCACTCCCACTTCAGATCCGATTGCCAAAGAACGGGTCGTGACGGCTGAAGTCTTAGGGCGCCCGCTTCAAATTCCTGTCAAAGACATTGATGAAGACCCAGCTCAGCCACGCCAGGAATTCGATGCGGAGAGCATGGAGGAATTGGAACAGAGCATCAAACTGCACGGGGTCAAAACGCCCGTGTCGATCCGTCCGCATCCCACCGAACAGAAACGATGGATCTTGAATTTTGGCGCACGTCGGCTCAGGGCCTCAAAATCCGTCGGAAAGACCACGATTCCCGCGTTTGTCGATCGGTCGCATACTGATTACCAACAGGTCATCGAGAATTTGCAGCGGGAAGATCTCAAACCACGTGAGCTGGCGATGTTTATCAAGAAGAAGATGGATGAAGGGGAGAAGCAGGCCCAAATTGCCGAACTCCTTGGCGTGAATCGGTCCATGGTTACGAATCATTTAGCGCTCATCGATCCACCGGCTTGCATCGATGAGATTTATACGTCAGGGAAATGTCTCTCGGCTAAGACGCTCTACGATTTGCGGAACCTCCATAAGGAGTTTCCCAAGGAAGTCGAACGGTGGTGTTCAACCGCTCAGGAGATTACTCGTGCGACGGTGTCCGCATTATCCGCTAAGCTCAGAGGGCCACGGAAACAAATTGCCTCGTCGAAAGATGAGCAGAAGAGCGAGGAGCAGATGTCAAGTCCAACGACAAAGATTCCTTCGCTGGTCGTCATTTTTCAGGATCGATCAGGAACGGTGGACCTGCATCACGCACCGGAGCAACCGAACCACTTGATCGTACATTTTGCGGATGGGAAGCAAGAGGAGGTCCCTGCACGGCAATGTCAAATTGATCAGATCATTTTTCAGTAA
- a CDS encoding Mobile element protein: protein MPVRVILTQGTAADCTQASKLIEGIDADQLIADRGYDTDAIIEQAAAQGTGIVIPPKKNRIVQRPYDEDLYKLRHLVENAFLHLKRWRGIATRYAKNSTSFLAAVQIRCLALWLTIS from the coding sequence ATGCCGGTCCGAGTTATTCTTACACAAGGGACCGCGGCTGATTGCACGCAAGCTTCAAAGCTGATCGAAGGTATTGACGCCGATCAGCTGATCGCCGATCGGGGGTACGATACGGATGCCATCATTGAACAGGCCGCCGCGCAAGGCACGGGCATTGTTATACCGCCGAAGAAAAATAGAATCGTTCAACGCCCCTACGACGAAGATCTCTACAAGCTGCGCCATCTGGTCGAGAATGCATTCCTTCATCTCAAACGCTGGCGCGGGATCGCCACACGATACGCCAAAAACTCCACGTCCTTCCTAGCCGCCGTTCAAATCAGATGCCTCGCCCTGTGGCTCACAATCTCGTGA
- a CDS encoding Mobile element protein, with product MTTKIHARCDALGNPTGFHLTPGQAHDLEGADVLRPGVTADTLIADKAFDADERVIEPLRKAGKTIVIPPKSNRKVPRAYDEDLYKARHLIENFFARLKQFRAIATRYDKRAANFLGAIYLAASITWLN from the coding sequence TTGACCACGAAAATCCATGCCCGGTGCGATGCGCTGGGTAATCCGACGGGGTTTCATCTCACCCCGGGGCAGGCACATGATCTGGAGGGCGCCGATGTCTTGCGGCCCGGCGTGACCGCGGACACACTCATTGCCGATAAAGCGTTTGATGCCGATGAGCGGGTCATCGAACCTTTACGAAAAGCAGGAAAGACCATCGTGATCCCGCCAAAATCCAACAGAAAGGTCCCCCGGGCCTATGATGAAGACCTGTACAAGGCGCGGCATCTGATCGAAAACTTCTTTGCAAGGCTCAAGCAGTTCCGCGCCATTGCGACCCGCTACGACAAACGCGCCGCCAACTTCCTCGGCGCCATCTATCTCGCCGCTTCAATCACGTGGCTTAATTGA
- a CDS encoding Mobile element protein → MFERLADDPDNEYAMIESTIVRAHQHSAGAKGGTGRRNVSGAQKAD, encoded by the coding sequence GTGTTCGAGCGTCTGGCCGACGATCCTGACAACGAATACGCCATGATCGAGTCCACGATTGTCCGTGCCCACCAGCACAGTGCCGGGGCAAAAGGGGGGACCGGACGGCGGAATGTATCGGGCGCTCAAAAGGCGGATTGA
- a CDS encoding Chromosome (plasmid) partitioning protein ParA yields MKTLVLANQKGGVGKTAIACQLGYFLVEQLKKRVLIIDLDHQGNTSKNIIMSKLATISSITANQLLIDHVAAIEEGNFVMIPSHGDLLRLERREADHNQFATNLKLFLNEMDERFDVAIIDTNPNPDIRVLASLVVGDFVLSPIQLNQEAVDGIAALRAQVLKIQSTLNKDLRFIGLLPNLVEPTPFQRANFEQLCTAFASLFIRLDDGRMAAIPSRTAVAEAQAMGAPIWTLQKTSSRDAWMHLKPIFHKVAHTMGVTE; encoded by the coding sequence ATGAAAACGTTGGTCTTAGCCAATCAGAAGGGCGGCGTGGGAAAAACAGCGATTGCCTGTCAACTTGGGTACTTTCTCGTCGAACAGCTCAAGAAACGGGTCTTGATCATTGACCTAGACCATCAGGGAAATACATCAAAAAACATCATCATGTCGAAACTGGCCACTATCTCGTCGATCACAGCCAATCAACTATTGATCGATCATGTCGCCGCCATTGAGGAAGGGAATTTTGTGATGATCCCGTCGCATGGTGATCTCTTGAGACTCGAAAGACGGGAAGCAGATCACAATCAGTTCGCGACGAATCTCAAACTGTTTCTCAACGAAATGGATGAGCGGTTTGATGTGGCTATTATTGATACGAATCCCAACCCTGATATTCGTGTGCTTGCCTCACTCGTGGTGGGCGATTTTGTGCTGTCTCCCATTCAATTGAATCAAGAGGCCGTCGACGGAATTGCGGCGCTGCGGGCACAAGTTTTAAAAATACAAAGCACGTTGAATAAAGATCTCCGATTCATTGGTCTCCTCCCGAATCTTGTGGAGCCCACTCCCTTTCAACGCGCGAATTTCGAACAGCTCTGTACGGCCTTTGCCTCGCTGTTCATTCGACTGGATGATGGGCGTATGGCCGCCATTCCCTCACGCACGGCCGTGGCTGAAGCACAGGCGATGGGGGCGCCGATCTGGACACTGCAAAAAACGAGTTCACGCGATGCGTGGATGCATCTTAAGCCGATCTTTCATAAAGTTGCTCATACAATGGGGGTTACAGAATGA
- a CDS encoding Mobile element protein translates to MAEWPAPYVIADQGYDSHAIVEAIERSGAKAVIPPRSCVKELRETDFALYAERYRIECFFNKLKHYRAVATRYAKRVRNFASLIYLVASVLWMK, encoded by the coding sequence TTGGCAGAATGGCCTGCGCCATATGTGATAGCCGACCAGGGGTACGACAGTCACGCGATCGTGGAGGCGATTGAACGTTCCGGTGCAAAAGCCGTGATTCCGCCGCGCTCCTGCGTCAAAGAGCTGCGCGAGACGGATTTCGCCCTCTATGCTGAACGCTATCGCATCGAGTGCTTCTTTAACAAGCTCAAGCACTATCGCGCGGTCGCCACCCGGTACGCCAAACGGGTCCGCAACTTCGCGAGTCTCATCTATCTTGTCGCGTCCGTGCTCTGGATGAAATGA
- a CDS encoding tRNA-specific adenosine-34 deaminase — translation MQQEPHDYHYMELALQQAALAPHIGEVPIGAVLVHDHKVIAVGHNYREISQDPTAHAEMIVIRKAAEWLHTWRLNETTLYVTLEPCPMCAGAIVQSRIARLVFGAWDPKAGACGSIFDIPADRRLNHRVQVMGGLLERESRALLQNFFRPLRHKTLGEEKRRESL, via the coding sequence ATGCAGCAAGAACCGCACGATTATCACTACATGGAGCTGGCTCTACAGCAGGCTGCACTGGCCCCTCACATAGGAGAAGTCCCGATCGGCGCAGTCCTCGTGCATGACCACAAAGTGATTGCTGTGGGCCATAACTACCGGGAGATTTCGCAGGACCCGACCGCGCATGCGGAAATGATCGTGATTCGGAAAGCTGCCGAATGGCTTCACACATGGCGGCTCAACGAGACGACACTCTATGTCACGCTGGAACCTTGCCCCATGTGTGCCGGAGCGATCGTGCAATCTCGCATCGCGCGGCTTGTATTCGGAGCGTGGGATCCCAAAGCCGGTGCCTGCGGGTCGATCTTTGATATTCCGGCCGATCGCCGGCTCAATCATCGAGTCCAAGTGATGGGAGGTCTGCTCGAGCGGGAAAGCCGAGCGTTGTTGCAGAACTTTTTCAGGCCACTCAGACACAAGACGTTGGGGGAAGAAAAAAGGCGAGAGAGCTTATAA
- a CDS encoding 4Fe-4S ferredoxin, iron-sulfur binding protein — protein MTRRHKYRMIALALVHVYIAFHMIAWHIFGIQIWGKTAMMGVPSLANGTINAASIMVLLILGSILIFGRGFCGWVCHMRGAIEFADWVLLKLKIRRYLHIRDKNVLINTPHRWLLRIGALFVLVLPVIILVHNTGFQTKVSPMTPPPLADLPGYEGKAFAKAAWFNLDISPTWHDFFVAFGLAVFIQFTMSIVLNLRYGQGAFCRILCPYVTIMAPLMNRSPFQAKITRVAQCTGCRDCSNACPQGIDVSREIWHFDGKVTNLECIKCYACIDACDDNVLRDTSLPAVPQTDRLKPYEKRPWRQEVVRKDGLLSNSRHMQVFEPLGPIADFLSLLVALVAGSITSRFGGFWFYPGAILSFIVFRECCLYLTKWSSEIRARSVVVPGKG, from the coding sequence ATGACGAGGCGTCACAAGTATCGGATGATCGCATTGGCGCTTGTGCACGTCTACATCGCATTCCATATGATTGCCTGGCATATCTTCGGGATACAGATCTGGGGCAAGACTGCCATGATGGGAGTCCCCTCGCTTGCGAATGGGACCATCAATGCTGCTTCGATCATGGTGCTACTGATCTTAGGATCGATTTTGATTTTTGGACGCGGCTTTTGCGGCTGGGTCTGTCACATGCGTGGTGCGATCGAGTTTGCGGATTGGGTTCTTCTCAAATTAAAAATTCGTCGCTATCTGCACATAAGGGATAAGAATGTGCTCATCAATACCCCGCATCGTTGGCTGCTCAGAATCGGGGCTTTGTTTGTGCTCGTATTGCCGGTCATCATTTTGGTCCACAATACGGGGTTTCAGACGAAAGTGAGCCCCATGACGCCGCCACCGCTCGCCGATCTACCGGGCTATGAAGGCAAAGCATTTGCGAAAGCCGCCTGGTTCAATCTTGACATTAGCCCAACCTGGCATGATTTCTTCGTTGCATTTGGCTTGGCCGTGTTCATTCAATTTACCATGAGCATAGTCCTCAACCTTCGCTATGGACAGGGAGCGTTTTGCAGGATTCTTTGCCCCTATGTCACGATTATGGCGCCTTTGATGAATCGGTCTCCCTTTCAGGCGAAGATTACGCGCGTGGCTCAGTGTACGGGATGCCGGGACTGTAGCAATGCTTGCCCGCAGGGAATCGATGTGAGTCGGGAAATTTGGCATTTTGATGGAAAAGTCACGAATCTCGAATGCATCAAGTGCTATGCCTGCATCGATGCGTGCGATGACAATGTGTTGAGGGATACCTCATTACCGGCCGTTCCGCAAACGGACCGGTTGAAGCCGTACGAAAAGCGGCCCTGGCGGCAGGAGGTGGTACGAAAAGATGGATTGTTGAGCAATAGCCGGCATATGCAGGTGTTCGAGCCGCTCGGTCCTATAGCCGATTTCTTATCTCTTCTTGTCGCCCTGGTGGCCGGAAGTATCACGTCGCGCTTTGGTGGATTTTGGTTTTACCCAGGAGCAATCCTGTCTTTTATTGTATTTCGAGAGTGTTGCCTGTATTTGACGAAATGGTCTTCGGAGATCAGGGCAAGGTCGGTAGTCGTGCCCGGTAAGGGGTGA